One Punica granatum isolate Tunisia-2019 chromosome 3, ASM765513v2, whole genome shotgun sequence genomic window carries:
- the LOC116200445 gene encoding uncharacterized protein LOC116200445, translated as MAPKGEGIVEWTDQLEEALIEIMVDKFQRTHTSSWKWKNWEQMNTELEQKFPGVTLGADKLRAKSRRMKSQYSQFTELIQHTRVGWDEQTNTVKASPDIWDKFIRRHSNFKIFRAKGCKHYEALHLLYRSATATGGLRISSTEPPKSPRSYARMEEQFLAGRNSRGKEPIDLEEGSGDSDDAARELDDPVVTGSRRRVRKRGSNTNSQMQELIDFPSTLPEDTMTTTGNSAPYDDDSSDDDDYNPLDLAVLLSVQAAASEHVPRRRPCRTS; from the exons ATGGCTCCCAAGGGTGAAGGTATAGTTGAGTGGACTGACCAGCTCGAGGAAGCTTTAATCGAAATCATGGTTGATAAGTTCCAAAGGACGCACACATCTTCTTGGAAATGGAAGAACTGGGAACAGATGAATACAGAACTGGAACAGAAATTTCCTGGTGTGACTCTTGGCGCGGACAAGTTGAGGGCAAAATCACGGCGGATGAAGAGTCAGTACAGTCAGTTCACAGAGCTCATTCAGCACACTAGAGTAGGTTGGGATGAGCAGACCAACACTGTCAAGGCGAGTCCTGATATTTGGGACAAGTTTATCAGG AGGCACAGCAACTTCAAGATTTTCCGGGCAAAAGGCTGCAAGCATTATGAAGCCCTTCATCTGTTGTACAGATCTGCTACAGCAACAGGTGGTCTACGAATTTCTTCCACTGAGCCACCTAAGAGCCCTCGATCTTATGCACGGATGGAAGAGCAGTTTCTAGCAGGCCGCAACAGCCGTGGGAAAGAACCTATCGATCTTGAAGAGGGATCCGGCGACAGTGATGACGCGGCTCGTGAGCTTGATGACCCTGTCGTTACAGGGTCCAGGCGTCGCGTCAGGAAGAGAGGTTCGAACACGAACTCGCAGATGCAGGAGCTGATCGACTT TCCATCAACTTTACCGGAAGACACAATGACAACCACCGGAAACTCAGCACCATATGATGATGACTCAAGTGATGACGACGACTACAACCCACTAGATTTGGCTGTCCTTCTGTCTGTACAGGCAGCAGCATCTGAACATGTCCCCCGTAGACGGCCATGTAGAACTTCATGA